In Cryptomeria japonica chromosome 10, Sugi_1.0, whole genome shotgun sequence, a genomic segment contains:
- the LOC131858790 gene encoding lysine-rich arabinogalactan protein 18-like, which translates to MASSPSTPTSSTSKAQAVGTSSSAPKIIDVVPLIIVHPLLVIANVPVVNPTPSNVASTISELEPSAPPKENPPKPKKKRVAKTIVVSTDDKSSDDPTPPPKSKKPASKRRKLVAKPSAQASSVEASFAQNPPTEEQSPQAKDFEPKKRKTPTKGATPRAPKKKNRPLRKGNKFSLNLSKLRKLQFHWLQ; encoded by the coding sequence ATGGCATCCTCCCCTAGTACTCCCACCTCATCTACTTCAAAGGCACAAGCTGTAGGCACAAGCTCCTCTGCTCCCAAAATTATCGATGTTGTCCCACTAATTATAGTCCACCCCTTGCTAGTGATTGCAAATGTTCCTGTTGTTAACCCTACCCCTTCTAATGTTGCTAGTACTATCTCTGAGCTTGAACCAAGTGCCCCACCTAAGGAGAACCCTCCTAAGCCAAAAAAGAAAAGGGTAGCTAAAACAATTGTAGTTTCAACCGATGATAAATCATCGGATGACCCTACCCCTCCTCCAAAATCCAAGAAACCTGCCTCAAAGAGGAGAAAACTTGTTGCAAAGCCCTCTGCTCAAGCATCATCCGTAGAGGCCTCATTTGCCCAAAATCCACCCACTGAAGAACAGAGCCCGCAGGCAAAGGATTTTGAACCTAAGAAGAGAAAGACCCCTACAAAAGGGGCCACACCTAGGGCTCCTAAGAAAAAAAATAGACCTCTGCGGAAGGGGAACAAGTTCTCGCTCAATTTGAGCAAACTGCGGAAGCTTCAGTTCCATTGGCTCCAGTGA